A stretch of DNA from Synechococcus sp. PROS-9-1:
AGGGTCACCGATCCGGACAGCGTTGGAACGTCTACCGCGCATCCCAGGGCCGCATCCGGCGGAAACAGTTCCAAGCGGTACAGCACACGCAATCCATCAATGCGTAACCCCTCATCCGTTACCACCTGCAGCTGCAAAAAATGATCCCGTCCACCTGGGGCGACTCCCTCCAAACGGAGGCGCCAGCCATCTCCTGCGAATGGGGGCGTGTCCACTTCGATCACCGTTCCATCGGCGAGCTCCAGGTTCACCGCAGTGCCACGAAGGGCTTGATCAGGAGTCAAGACAACCGTTGTTTCGAGATTGTCTTGCGAGCGGACAGGGGATGGAGGCTGGGGAGATGGGGTTGGTCTGCGCTCAGGTTCATCTTGATCCTCATTGTGAGTGGATTCGGCGCGATCAGGCTCTGGAGGATCACCGATGCCCAGAACAACAGATAGATACTCCTCGAAATCCGGGAACCCAGAAGCAAACGGGTCCTGGCTAAAACTTCGACCGTTGCGACGTCGCTCCCAGGCAACGCGCCTGTCGTGATCACTGAGGACGGCATAGGCCTCATTGACGAGTTTGAAGCGCTCTTCCGCCTGGCGATCGTTCCCGTTGAGATCAGGGTGCCAGCGCCTTGCCTCACGCCTAAAGGCACTCTTCAGCGAATCTCCGTCACTGCCTGGATCGAGACCCAGCAGGGACCAATAATCGGGGTCAGCGATAGAAGTCATCATCCCAGGGATCGATTCCGCGACGTCCACGTCTCATACGGTCGTCGGAACGACTACTCCCCGTGGACCAGGGGTCATCATCCCAATCATCGTCTGCGAAGAGTTCATCTTTAAGCGTCCCAAGCGTGCTGCGAATGCCCTGCAGTGGCCCCGCATCGCTGCTTCGTTCTGCTGAAAGGCGTCGGTTTAAACCGAAGAGAGCTTCTTGAAGGCCGCTCACGCCCATCTCTAATTGCTGAGGATCATCTTGCTCAAGCAAATCCTGAACATCACGCATGGCCATTTCAACGGCCCTCTGCTGCCGTTCGGCGCCGTATGGACCGAGCTCAAGGGCGGCATCACGCAAGCGTCTCTCCGCTTGCGCT
This window harbors:
- a CDS encoding DnaJ C-terminal domain-containing protein, translating into MTSIADPDYWSLLGLDPGSDGDSLKSAFRREARRWHPDLNGNDRQAEERFKLVNEAYAVLSDHDRRVAWERRRNGRSFSQDPFASGFPDFEEYLSVVLGIGDPPEPDRAESTHNEDQDEPERRPTPSPQPPSPVRSQDNLETTVVLTPDQALRGTAVNLELADGTVIEVDTPPFAGDGWRLRLEGVAPGGRDHFLQLQVVTDEGLRIDGLRVLYRLELFPPDAALGCAVDVPTLSGSVTLQVPPGSSSGRLLRLRERGLSWNDRQGDQLVEVVIVIPAHLNDDEQALYQRLQELSLDQGRI